From one Streptomyces sp. CA-210063 genomic stretch:
- a CDS encoding peptide-N4-asparagine amidase — protein MRSRIIMSMLAGATLLASTLLGVTPAQSADIPAEFGSDWHDPVTAAPPVTRPEHTKSCEVTVAEAQFKDFTPYEGSYVPPDDCGKTWSKVVLRLDGKVKGRQFDRLGHLHIGGVEVFRTSTPQPSPDGIEWSVEKDVTRYSDTLRTAQPVEMLIGNVVDDTYTGILDVKVTLTFYAGRPDAQTTKTTPDRVLTLQDGNTLTTPRNSERVIAEVYATGSGGGCEEYWYLTVPEEAPYSCKADHGPYREVRIEVDGQLAGIAAPFPNVWTGGWSNPFLWYVVPGPRAFDIQPLRYDLTPFAGILNDGRPHRIEVSVVGVPEGQTGWSAPVNVLVWQDAKSEHVTGALTKVRAGDFVNSSTYTPGTEHRLDTEGGHRLTVAGYLDTSHGRVTTTVRRNLGNTSTHTWSDGENPDALDARWSDDETVTVDGRGPARTTRTQRSYTMDGTTTLGAGDRLRTVLTLGDRATVTETRGGRRTAWSRLDDTYTGDATYTAFVPRDQRHAVGTTSERYRAYGSGGCYDRSLVSVQGVLTEDRMGC, from the coding sequence ATGAGAAGCCGGATCATCATGTCCATGCTCGCCGGAGCGACCCTCCTGGCGAGCACCCTCCTCGGAGTCACCCCCGCCCAATCCGCCGACATTCCCGCCGAGTTCGGCAGCGACTGGCACGACCCGGTCACGGCCGCCCCGCCCGTCACCAGACCCGAGCACACCAAGTCGTGCGAAGTGACGGTCGCCGAAGCACAGTTCAAGGACTTCACGCCGTACGAGGGCAGTTACGTGCCCCCGGACGACTGCGGCAAGACGTGGAGCAAGGTCGTACTGCGTCTCGACGGCAAGGTGAAGGGCCGTCAGTTCGACCGCCTCGGCCATCTGCACATCGGCGGTGTGGAGGTCTTCCGGACGTCCACCCCGCAGCCCTCGCCCGACGGCATCGAATGGTCCGTGGAGAAGGACGTCACGCGCTACAGCGACACCCTGCGCACCGCGCAGCCCGTCGAGATGCTCATCGGCAACGTCGTCGACGACACGTACACCGGCATCCTCGACGTCAAGGTCACGCTGACCTTCTACGCGGGCAGGCCCGACGCGCAGACCACGAAGACCACCCCCGACCGCGTCCTCACCCTCCAGGACGGCAACACCCTCACCACCCCGCGCAACAGCGAACGCGTCATCGCCGAGGTGTACGCCACCGGGTCCGGCGGCGGCTGCGAGGAGTACTGGTATCTGACGGTGCCCGAGGAGGCGCCGTACTCCTGCAAGGCGGATCACGGGCCGTACCGCGAGGTGCGGATCGAGGTGGACGGCCAACTGGCCGGAATCGCCGCGCCGTTCCCGAACGTGTGGACCGGCGGCTGGTCCAACCCCTTCCTCTGGTACGTCGTGCCCGGGCCCCGAGCCTTCGACATCCAGCCCCTCCGCTACGACCTCACGCCCTTCGCGGGCATCCTCAACGACGGCCGCCCGCACCGGATCGAGGTCTCCGTGGTCGGTGTGCCCGAGGGGCAGACCGGCTGGAGCGCCCCGGTCAACGTCCTGGTCTGGCAGGACGCGAAGAGCGAGCACGTCACCGGCGCCCTGACGAAGGTCCGGGCGGGCGACTTCGTCAACTCGTCCACGTACACGCCCGGCACGGAGCACCGGCTCGACACCGAGGGCGGCCATCGGCTGACCGTCGCCGGCTACCTGGACACCTCGCACGGCCGGGTGACGACCACCGTCCGCCGGAACCTGGGCAACACCTCCACGCACACCTGGTCGGACGGCGAGAACCCCGACGCTCTCGACGCGCGGTGGAGCGACGACGAGACGGTCACCGTCGACGGACGTGGACCGGCCCGGACGACGCGCACCCAGCGGTCGTACACGATGGACGGAACGACCACGCTCGGCGCGGGCGACCGGCTGCGGACCGTGCTCACGCTCGGCGACCGGGCGACGGTCACGGAGACGCGCGGCGGACGGCGCACGGCGTGGTCCCGGCTCGACGACACCTACACGGGTGACGCCACGTACACGGCGTTCGTACCGCGCGACCAGCGGCATGCGGTCGGGACGACGAGTGAGCGTTACCGAGCGTACGGATCGGGCGGCTGTTACGACCGTTCGCTGGTCTCCGTACAGGGAGTGCTGACGGAGGATCGAATGGGCTGTTGA